The nucleotide window ctcAGTTAGAATAAAATGCCTTCACCAAaatcaaaaagtaataaaaagttgtCGGGAAAAGAAAATCATCCCAGTACTCGCCTCATAAAATAACGTTAGCGTTGAACGCAATTGAAAATTGAATGTCTGTTTCCACTGCTAGTAGATAGACTTTAAAGTACCGCAAACGACTTTGAgatataacatttatatttgaataaataaatatatactgtGGTATATTTGTTGCTAGTAATGATAAAGAAAactatatgataatatttacaaaaatgacAAACCAAACTAATTTATGTAACACATCATTAAGAAActaattttttgtttgttgatctctttatttttagttaaattcaatcaaagtaatattattttaattattttagtgtaaaatgtgcaacgtaattaataaattttgattattgaattcatatgatttatttttttcatggcCAAAACTGGCACTGCACGTATGACCATGGTCAGAAAAAGCATGGAATGGCGAAAAATGGCAAAAATTCCCtgttttagaatttttaataaattatttttctataagatgtttttttaatggttttctTAGGCaagattaataaatgtttaatgacTTTGCGAGAAATATGTACGTGATAACGAAAACTGTAAGTTAAGAAAGGCTCAGAGTCGACAAAACTGGCTCGCCTGCCCCATCACGTGATCCATGGCTCGTCAAAATATAGTTCCGAACAgttcacacaaataaatataggaTATAAGATAGGTACCTTTGAACTGCTTCATCAAAGTCAAATGATATGGTGACAGTTTGCAGAAGAAACTCTTTCATAAAGCTTATTTCTTCAGGAGTCACTAAGTCAGTGGCTTCTCTCAACTCGCTCGCTTTCTGAGCAACGACATCGTCATCATCGTAAGGACCGCTAAGGACATTGCCCCTCCAGTCTACCTTATAGAACTGGAGGTGCTCAACACATCCAAATGGGAACGGGCAATCTTCGTCCTCACAGATGAGCAGCTTCTCATCCGGTAACATGAAGCACAACACTAGTTGCGCAGTGAGACACGTAGGACAcatctgaaatatttttaacatgtaTCTACCTGTTACGTAATACTTTATATATTTCACGGCAATTGTAAgttaaatattactattaagttattttgttaagatatatattatgaaattaatctTAATACCTGTCCGGGGTAATACACGATTTTATAGTATGGGGGTGGAGGctgaaaagcaaaaaaaatcgAGAGTTACATACAATTTATGTAATCTTGAGCCGACTTATAAAGAGAATTCAACTTATTGTTTGTAACTTTACCTCTCGTCCGCCTTCAGCCATCTCGGAGCTTCTTTATATAATCAGTGGTTTTAAATGTATTGGTGCAAGGTGTACTGTGCAACAGGAGTCCCGGGCTGCGGGCCTAGAATAGCTACGACAGCTTGCACTTCAGCCGCGTCGGTGCGCAGGTAACGCATGCGTGATGCAAAACGATATGAATGTCGATAATTGCAGGAGattcaaattttcaaatatcGGCACCCAAAAGTCGAAAACGCATAGGTATCTAGCAAACGGGAGGCGGAAACATTGCGAAACAATCGAAAATGCATACTTTGTACAGTAAATATGTCCTAGAGCCCGTAAGATATCATAATACGTATCTAACGCGTAAAATATGAAAGGAAAAGTatgaaaaattttgtaaaacttttgatgTTTCAAAAACTAGATATTTTAATAGAGGCTGTGCATGTAGGCGTATGTTACTCGCTGTCCTACAGACCCTTGTgcttatattttacttatttataacttgaGTATGGTCTTTCAATAAACGGTATCGGCGTTTTCAATCCTAAATCGTGCACATGTGTTATAGCGTGGTAAGTAGCTgctatttgattgttttttgcTCATACCTGCATAATTACACATGGACAGTAACCCAGGCCGCCTTGAACTTACACCATCTAGTCAATAACATACAGATTTAACTGTTCAACTGCAAGTATTTGTCTAAAACATAAGTGTACACAAGATTCCATATTTTTTCCTAACTGGGGTACTGATACTTTACCTGTTACAATCCCTTCTTCGTTCTCACCTAGGTCTTGTTGCTTGGCATGATTGTCGAACTCGAAACTTCAGTCTCCGGCAGCAAATCTATCAATTTTGGAGGTAATACCAAGTAAAGCCAAGCCCTTGAACATTGTGTCCATTTAAGTAGATTCAAGAAGCATCGGATACTGGCTGACACGCGTTTAATTTAGGTGAAATACAAACTAGCGGTTAAAAATATGGTCTTTCTTTCACTTTAGGCTTTACACTACTATGTTTATTAAATGAGTATTGCAGTAAATGTCGGGTTAGCTGttagaataaaacaataacacaaaaagaaggatattttattaattacttacaaattttatcagtcctttataataaattagtatacAACAATAATTGTTACGAAATAGCTGAACTTATATCTAAATACATAGTGATATGGCAATCTTAACGGAACGTAGgttaaaataatcaatatttattaaggttGACAGATATATGTCACGATTGCTTCATACTCACGCCCGTAGGTCAACTCGATCAAGCCGATCTACGTAAGGTGTGGTTTTCTCTTCATTATGAGgtatatattttctgtaattaaGAACTTTAATTGGTTTTTTACTCTGAAAATTGGCTTGATCGAGAGAAACTTTACGATGGGCACTTTCAACTTGTGAGTTTTAGAAAACACGTTGATTTTTACTCGCGTGTATTATAAGGTATTTGAGAACACAGCCTAAGGTTGCGATTTCAACAGAATTGTGTTAAGTAGAAGGCGTTGCCAAGAGACAAAAACCCGCCCAATCGGATTGCTATAACATAACGGCGATAACCACGGCTAATCCCATTGGTAGAGTTCGCGCAACGCGACCccgttttgaataaattaacgtTAGAACAAGATAGATGTGAAACTGTAACTTTAGTAATTCGAAGTTATTTAGATATTCACTTTGATCATAAAAtgtagaattattttaaaacttacgctacaaaaaatgatttgttgaaataatttcttGTATATTGAAAGTCAAATCCTAAAAGACATTAAGTCCTTTTAGTATTGTTCTTATACTACGTTACGACGAGTCGGCATTGCATGTTCTCtttcacaaaaacattttgtcAAGGGCTGATGTTTTTACGATCTCCCGCCTGTCTCCCACCAACCCTCCTTGAGTATTACATTGATACTGccaagcgtcgtctccttgtcACGAGTTGCGAACAAGGGCAGTATATAAGGTATGGTTAATCACTATACTcaggccatttcaaacgtgcgctctaacctccggtttctgagatacatttagcggtagcttatctattcaatagcgttattttgaatagatagactaacgctaaatatacctcagaaaccggggataagccatgtcattttatcggagtctcttgCTCGCTACACATTATCACATTTCTATGATTCTTCTGATTaagacgtagttcgcacgtttgtaacggccttaGTATAGTTAGGCTCCTGCAGATCGAGTTCATCTACAAATATTTGGTTTTGCCACCCGGCTAGgtcgattaatgccgaaccgaatatatttGTATCAAGTCCAACATGACAgtgtatattcccagttgtccacTCTATGCTGTCACTCCGGGGTGACaattgggaattttcttcctacttttattcccaTTTGTCATCCCGATGGACAGTACTTGAgaggacaactgggaatatttACGTTACGTATATACCATTTATACGTTAAAGtagtaatgtactgaatagtgaccatcaatttgtcgtacactagttgtcaattgagatacgtgatacgcatagaTCATTTAGACCGATGGGATTATAAAAAGATTTGGAAAGTTAACTGTATCATAACTATTTAATTTGACTGTTCAAAGGTTAAATGTATTATCTAAGCAGTATGTTTTAAGCACCCGTAATTACAAAACATTGAGTAAAAGCcttaaaatatagaataagGCCCTATTCGTTAGAGCGATTTGCATTCTGTACGAGAAGCATCAAAATATATACAGTCACATTTTCAATAGTACTTTTTGTAAAGATCTATTGTATTATTGCTACTATCAATAAGCAGCCAGGTTGTAAAAtgacttaaaattttatatgcCATAGTAATTATACtatataaattgataataatgtttTCGAGAATGTGTTTTTCATTAGTGTATAcctagaatttaattatttattgctatctgtcaataaaaaatatgcagtggttttaaaattacttaaagagTGAACGCATTAGACTTTTTATTATACTCATTATAAAATGCCTTagagaatttgacatttctGACGCTGGCAGTATTAAACGCAGCCATTAGGCTTCTTTAGCGCTCATGCGAATGTGgccttatttaaattattatacaaagttattaaattatttaaaatatgattatgtatTTACAGATATGGctagtttgatattttaaaaattgtgagTTAAAATCTAAATGACGATGCTGAAACCagaataagatttttaaaagcACAGAAATATTATGATTCTTTCAGACCGTTCAAGCACGGATATggtcagttcaaataccacggtgtggtcacccatctatggaatatgTAGCCCGCGTATTTCTTAACTTTTCTCAGAAACAGCTTCTGTGATTCAAATCACTCTAGTTCTAGCGTTGTTTAATAGTGAATGATCTCAAATTAGTTCTTTATAAAACAGATTGAGAAACTTGGTaggttatttcattttatatattaaacgtTTGGTATCCACATTGCGTGAGTGCATGTAAAGTTAAAATGTAaggttgattttattataaattttaattgtttgtttccacgacatttattagtaagacagacattatcttatttataaaattttcatgtcacaatgttagttaccgtactcctccgaaacggctcgaccaattctcatgaaattttgtgagcatattcagtaggtctgagaatcttTTTTTCATGCctctaagtgacactatttttctttttaaatttatatggcatacgtttgccgtgtcagctagtattaatatAGATTGATACAACGGTATTAATACGATACCAAACGCACAGATTTAAGACTTCAGTGTACAAATACATGAAAAACcggttttaaatattattttatattactatattagTGTTTGTTATGAGCTAGACGTAGTAAGAATGTTGGCTGGCTGGGCACGTGTCCTGTGGAGGGGAGTGAGCGCCGCAGCCGACCATCACGCGGCACGACGGTAGAGGAGACGACGAGTATTGCTGgaaattaatagaaaatgttatataagcttatttgatgtaaataataataatatatttgatgtatctatctatatatgtatgtatttagaagtatataagtatgtttatcagttatttgattaccatagtacaagctctgcttagtttggaccGTGTGTTatttgtccaatgatatttattatttaaatacattaatgtCGTAGATTGGTAGTGTATGCAACTGCTAAGTACGAGGTTTGATTCCCATGCTGGGCAAATTTCTATATGGTACCTTCCGATAACCCAGATTACTATACCCGAAAACCTAGACAGTGGCGTATGAAATACTTCCTCATTTcacaattaacaatgttagtcccatgtaacaggcGGCGAGCCtattactataatatacttCAGTATATTACCAAACTCCTAATTATGTGGATCCtcattattttgtgaaatataatataacttaatataTGATTTACATTTTGACATGATGCTAGTTGATTGACAGTGATGTTTGTTGTTCCAAGCACTCGCTCTTCACGGGTGAAGTCCGGCTCGCGGTGGAATGATCCTGAAATTAGTGAAAATTTTACAAGTCAGATACTGAACTCGTACAATGAGGGGTTAAAGACATAGTGATAATAAAGATGTTTGCGGGTAGTCAACGCAGTActagaaatatatttgaaattttattataaaatgatttttgtaaGATATAAAGTTGGATTACCTCTGAACAGTCTAAAGAGTGTCTAGAATGAACTGCATCAAGCTAATTAGTTCAACTTCAAATTCaacaaactatttaattaagattattttactttaaaataaatgcgATTTTTCAAATGGATGCAAagttctaattattattaacaattgtCTTGCAATTGTTTCCATTTTAGAttttgtgtatctcagttgataactatgACAGTTATGGACATTTACTACGTTCATGTACATATTCTTTTGGTCAccataactttattaaaaatgcaGGATCTTACCtattataaaagtttgtgaggacgattggtaagtatgtttgtacttgtacttttttcacgaaaaaagtACTGAatggtttttttatgaaattttagcACACAGACAGTTTAAACCCCGaataacagttattttgttCCCGGGAAATGATTTTACGCGGGAAGAAACTAGAACTACATAATGGCTAttagataaaaagtttatttccagAAAAGTACAAAGTTACATGGAATTAACAATAGGTCCCAAACTAGGCTAGGCCTGTATCTTGGGGATATTTCAACCACCTAATACTCTTGGATGCTCCTGGGAACTTAAGTGGCCATATAGTATAGGTTGCTCACCATCAGACCGTGGTACCAGATCAGGGTTGTGTTCGTTGTGGTCGCGGCGGGTCTTCAACGCTCGCACACACAGCACAGTGGCGGTGAGAGCGACTGCCACGGCGACTGCACCGGCGCCTGCCTCCAGCCACCGTGTCCAAGTACGGGTGGGCGCATTCTCCGTTACTGCTGGgaaataacgttatttttagttttgctGTAATTATTAGAATtgt belongs to Anticarsia gemmatalis isolate Benzon Research Colony breed Stoneville strain chromosome Z, ilAntGemm2 primary, whole genome shotgun sequence and includes:
- the LOC142986767 gene encoding uncharacterized protein LOC142986767 — encoded protein: MAEGGREPPPPYYKIVYYPGQMCPTCLTAQLVLCFMLPDEKLLICEDEDCPFPFGCVEHLQFYKVDWRGNVLSGPYDDDDVVAQKASELREATDLVTPEEISFMKEFLLQTVTISFDFDEAVQSILREFGVADDNEPTNQPSTDQPSTDQLSIDQPSTSNQPDKSNNETDNGNEKDEAAGNDGKAANE